Below is a window of Acidobacteriota bacterium DNA.
GAACTGCCGGCTGAGGGAACTATTAAGGATTACTCAATAGTTCGTTCTGAGGGTCTGCGCCAGGTCGAACGCCCGGTAAAGCACTACAGCCTCGAAATGATCCTCGCCGTCGGCTACCGCGTCCGGTCACAGCGCGGCACGGCCTTCCGCCAATGGGCGACGGCGCGCCTGAAGGAGTACCTCCTCAAGGGCTTTGTTTTGGACGACGAGCGGCTGAAAAACCCGCCGGGGCCCGGCGTGCCCGACTACTTTGACGAAATGCTCGAGCGAATCCGCGACATCCGCGCCAGCGAACGCCGGATGTACCTTCGCCTGCGCGAGATTTTCGCCCTGGCGGCGGACTACGACCCCAGCGACGCGGAGACCGCCCACTTCTTCCAGACCGCCCAGAACAAGCTCCACTTCGCCGTGACGGGGAAGACCGCCCCGGAACTCATCGCCGGCCGCGCCCGGGCGAGCCTTCCCAACATGGGACTCACGACGTGGAGGGGCGCCGTGGTCCGCAAAGGGGACGTGACGGTGGCCAAGAACTACCTCCGCGGGGAGGAAATCACCGAGCTGAACCGCATCGTGACCATGTTCCTCGACTTCGCGGAGGACCAAGCCAAGAGGCGCAAGCAGGTCTTCCTGAAGGACTGGCGGGAGCGGCTGGATGCCTTCCTCGCCTTCAACGAGCGTCCGGTCCTTCCCAGCGCGGGCTCCGTTTCCCGGGAGGAGGCGGACCGGAAGGCCCAGGCCGAATACGAGCGGTTCGCCCGGAGGCGGCGCGAAGCGGCTGAAGCAGAGGGGCTTCGGCAGCTTGAGCAGGCCGCCGCCCAGCTCGCCGTGAAGAAGGCGCCCCGCAAGGAGAGGAAGAACAATGGCTAGGAAATCCGCCAGCGGATCCGTTCCGGTGTCGAGCGTGAAGCACAGGGACAAGCGGGTGAACATCCCGACGCAGGAGCTGCGGGACTTTGTAACGGCGGACGAGACCGCCCCGAAGACCATGCTCTACCCGCGCGACCCTTCGCTCGACCCCCAGCTCGTCTGGAAGGGCAAGGACGAGCAGGACCGGAAGGACCTGGAGGTCCCCGTCGTGCCCGTCTACATCCAGGAGAAGATCCAGCCCCAGGCCATCGTAGAGCAGGTGCGCGCCGAGGCCAAGAAAAATACGCCGGGCCTCGCTTCGCTCTTCTCGGACTTCAACGGCATCGCCTTCGAAGACCTCGTGGACTTCTACCACCACGAGCAGAACTGGACGAACCGCATGATCCTGGGCGATTCGCTCCTCGTCATGACGTCGCTCGCCGAGAAGGAGCGTCTCAAGGGGAAGGTCCAGATGATCTACCTGGACCCGCCCTACGGCATCAAGTTCGGCTCCAACTGGCAGGTCTCCACGCGCAAGCGCGACGTGAAGGACGGGAAGGTGGAGGACGCCACCCGCCAGCCCGAACAGGTCAAGGCCTTCCGCGACACCTGGGCCCTGGGCATCCACTCCTACCTGAGCTACCTGCGCGACCGTTTCACCGTAGCCCGCGATCTCCTCACCGAGAGCGGGAGCATCTTCGTGCAGATCGGGGACGAGAATGTCCACCTTGTGCGGAGCGTAATGGATGAGGTGTTTGGAAGCGAGAATTTCGTCGCCACTGTAACCTTCCAAAAGACGAGCTATTCAACAAGCGAGACCATCCCGACTATCACTGACTATCTGCTTTGGTATGCAATGCAGAAGGAACGCGTAAAGATACGAAAGCTGTTTTTCAGTTGGCTTCCCGAAGGCAATGCTCAAAATGATGAAGGCGACGAGGGAAAAGAAGACGACCCGCAGTTTCAATCGCGCGATCTTGCCTCGGCAGGAGGAGGAGCTTCCACATTTGAGTATTTATTTCAAAGGAAAAAGTATCACCCAGGAATAAACCGGCACTGGAAGACCAGCCTCGAGGGACTATTGAGAATTGATAGAGCAGGCAGGTTATTCGCTGCACGCAAGTCATTGCGGTACAGAAGGATGCTCTCCGACTTTCCATGGACCGAGTTTACGAACGTTTGGAGCGATACAGTCGTGGGAAGTTTCCTGGAAGAGAAGACATACGTAGTTCAAACCAGCCCTAAAGTAATTGCCCGTTGCCTCCTTATGACCACCGACCCAGGCGACCTGGTCCTCGACCCCACCTGCGGCTCTGGAACAACCGCCTATGTGGCTGAGCAGTGGGGGCGGCGCTGGATTACGGTGGACACCTCCCGCGTGGCCCTGGCGCTGGCCCGCACGCGCCTCATGGCGGCGCGCTATCCCTATTACCTCCTGGCCGACTCGCCGGAGGGTCTGCGCAAGGAGGCCGAGGTCGCGGGCCACGTTCCGCCCGATATCAAGACGAACGGCGACATCAAGAAGGGGTTCGTCTGCAAGCGAGTCCCCCACGTCACGCTCAAATCCATCGCCAACAACGAAGAGATCGATGTCATCCATGAGAGATTCCAGGTTCTGCTCGAACCCCTGCGCGCCGAGCTGAACCAGCTCCTCAAGAAACGTTGGGAGGAGTGGGAGGTGCCGCGGGAGGCCGAAAAGACGTGGCCTGAGAAGGCCAGGAAGGTCCACGAACAGTGGTGGAAGCGGAGGCGCGAGCGCCAGAAGGAGATGGACGCATCCATCGCCCGCCACGCCGACACCGAGACGCTCGTGGACCAGCCCTACGAGGACACCAAGCGCGTCCGCGTCTCGGGGCCCTTTACCGTCGAGAGCCTCTCTCCCCACCGCGTCCTCGCCCCCGGGGAGGAGCGTCCCGGAGCTGAGGCAGAGGCCGAGGGGGGCGCAGGGCGGCCCCAGTTCGTCCCCATGATCCTCGACAACCTCAGGAAGGCGGGGGTCCAGAACACCCGGAAGGCCGAGCGCCTTAAATTCGACCGCCTGGAGCCTTACGCGGGCCTCTGGATTCAGGCCGCCGGCCAGTACACCGACAAGGACGGCAGAGCGCGCCGGGTGGCCGTCGCCATCGGCCCGGAGCACGGCACGGTGGGCGCCGACCAGGTGAAAGAGGCGGCCAAGGAGGCCCTCAAGGGCGTGGGCTTCGACCTCCTCGTGGTCTGCGGCTTCGCCTTCGATGCCCACGCGGGCGAGAGCGCCAAGGAGTTCCAGCCTGACGAGAAGCCCGCCAAGGGCGGCGCCATTGCCGAGGAAGAGCGCCACTACGGCAAGCTCCCCATCCTGCTGGCCCGCATGAACCCCGACCTGGCCATGGGGGAGGAGCTTCTCAAGAAGACGGGCACCGGCAACCTCTTCATGGTC
It encodes the following:
- a CDS encoding virulence RhuM family protein, encoding MGKEISREMKHPGEIVLYRTEDGRTRIECRFADENIWLTQALMAELFQTTVPNINLHIKNILGEGELPAEGTIKDYSIVRSEGLRQVERPVKHYSLEMILAVGYRVRSQRGTAFRQWATARLKEYLLKGFVLDDERLKNPPGPGVPDYFDEMLERIRDIRASERRMYLRLREIFALAADYDPSDAETAHFFQTAQNKLHFAVTGKTAPELIAGRARASLPNMGLTTWRGAVVRKGDVTVAKNYLRGEEITELNRIVTMFLDFAEDQAKRRKQVFLKDWRERLDAFLAFNERPVLPSAGSVSREEADRKAQAEYERFARRRREAAEAEGLRQLEQAAAQLAVKKAPRKERKNNG
- a CDS encoding site-specific DNA-methyltransferase, translating into MARKSASGSVPVSSVKHRDKRVNIPTQELRDFVTADETAPKTMLYPRDPSLDPQLVWKGKDEQDRKDLEVPVVPVYIQEKIQPQAIVEQVRAEAKKNTPGLASLFSDFNGIAFEDLVDFYHHEQNWTNRMILGDSLLVMTSLAEKERLKGKVQMIYLDPPYGIKFGSNWQVSTRKRDVKDGKVEDATRQPEQVKAFRDTWALGIHSYLSYLRDRFTVARDLLTESGSIFVQIGDENVHLVRSVMDEVFGSENFVATVTFQKTSYSTSETIPTITDYLLWYAMQKERVKIRKLFFSWLPEGNAQNDEGDEGKEDDPQFQSRDLASAGGGASTFEYLFQRKKYHPGINRHWKTSLEGLLRIDRAGRLFAARKSLRYRRMLSDFPWTEFTNVWSDTVVGSFLEEKTYVVQTSPKVIARCLLMTTDPGDLVLDPTCGSGTTAYVAEQWGRRWITVDTSRVALALARTRLMAARYPYYLLADSPEGLRKEAEVAGHVPPDIKTNGDIKKGFVCKRVPHVTLKSIANNEEIDVIHERFQVLLEPLRAELNQLLKKRWEEWEVPREAEKTWPEKARKVHEQWWKRRRERQKEMDASIARHADTETLVDQPYEDTKRVRVSGPFTVESLSPHRVLAPGEERPGAEAEAEGGAGRPQFVPMILDNLRKAGVQNTRKAERLKFDRLEPYAGLWIQAAGQYTDKDGRARRVAVAIGPEHGTVGADQVKEAAKEALKGVGFDLLVVCGFAFDAHAGESAKEFQPDEKPAKGGAIAEEERHYGKLPILLARMNPDLAMGEELLKKTGTGNLFMVFGEPDLDVRKTKEGKLVVDLKGVDVYDPTTGVVRSSSTDDVACWFVDTNYNGESFFVRHAYFCGGDEPYDKLRRALRAEVDEAAWSALYSTTSLPFDPPKTGKIAVKVINHYGDEVLKVYGV